Genomic segment of Cygnus olor isolate bCygOlo1 chromosome 20, bCygOlo1.pri.v2, whole genome shotgun sequence:
GTGGCGGGGGCACCCCGatccccccagcacccaggggtgggCGAGAGGTGGGTGCTGTCCCCATCGCCCACCCCGGAGACATCGCCGTGGGGCAGAGGAGGtgaggggcagaggggagccACGCTGGGTGAGATGAACGCCAGCCATTTACTCCGGCTGAATATAAACATTTTGACAAGTACCTGTGAAAGCTCTTTGAGGTGCAGCCATTAAACTCCccggctgctgcaggcagaggccATAAAGCGTGATGATGAGGCTGctgaaagcagatgaaatatCAAGAGCGAAAGGCTGGGCCCATTTGgtgaaatctgaatttcttaGTAGGTCGTTTGTTACTAACGGGAGACGCGCGTCAGGTTTATGGCGCTGGGGAAGCTGCCGAAACCCGAGTGGGATTTGATTAAAATTCTCCTCGTcaaacaaagcaacaaatcAAAGATATCTTCATAATTGATGAGCCAGGTTGGGGGGGGAGCCGAGCGGGGAGCAGAGCCCGGAccgggtgctgggggctgcgaCGGGTGCGTGGTCCCGGCCCCGTTGTGCCCCTCGTCCCCGTGCTGCGCCCTGACGAGCCAGCCGGGCCCTGCATTGCTTCGGCAGCTAATTAGCGCTAATTAggaggggcagcggggctgcacGTGAGCCCGTCCAGTTGGGGCTGAGCGTGGGTGTGCTCCGCAGGTACGATCCCTACAGCAAGGTCTTCTCGCAGGAGCACTACGCCCACGAGCGCATGCGCAGCGCCCGGCAGGACGCCATCCGCAGCGCCGCCCGcgcctgctgctgggggctcaTCCTGGGCACCCTGGGGCGCCAGGGCTCCCCCCGCATCCTGCAGGTACCTGCGGGGTCCCCTCATCGCCACACAGGCTCCCTGGGGACACACGGGCACGGTCGGGGCAGGGGAAGGACCGGCTCGACCTCCCTCGCTGCCATCGATCCACCCCGAAGCCGCACGGGCAGGGCAATTAGCAGCAGACGAGGGAGGCTGACCGAGGGCTCATTAAACGCTCCCCTCGCCGGGGAGAGCTGGCCAGCCGCGGAGACCCCCCTGGATGAGCGGCTCGGCAATTAATTCCCTGGTTTGCTTTTAATTGGATGAACTCCTGAGCGGGTTCACTTGTCCGTGCAGCCCAGCCAGGCGAggagagcaaaaccaaaaagtcGAAGTGGGGGGGGTCCTCCATACAGGCAGGAGGGGGTTTGGGGAAGGCAAAGTGCCCACGGTGGGCTGGGGGCATGGGCAATGGGGCGATGGACGGCGGCTCTGGAGGGTACGGCCGGCATCGCATCCTCCCGCAGCCTTTGGCCCTGCGGCAGGCGGGCATCCCAGGGCCGGCAGCCGCTAACGAGAACAGATTGTTGTCATTGAGCGGTAATTACTTCATTAGGCTGAGGCACGCGCTGGGGAGAGCCGCGCGCGAGCGAGATGGAGCCGCGGCCCCGTCACACGCAGCCGGGTCCCTTGGGGCAGAGCTTTGGGGCTTGTCTGGTTTTCCCGACATGCTGGGGATTTGGGGTCGCACGAGGCTCACCTGACCCTTTAAACCTCCCCCCCCggtgccttttttccccctcctgcagcacctggagTCGCGTCTGCGTGCCCTGGGCCGGCCCTTCGTGCGGGTGCTGTTGTCGGAGATCTTCCCCAGCAAGCTGCAGCTCTTCCCCGGCGTGGACGCGTGAGTGCTGCTGGCCGCGGGGGGCCCCCAGCCCGGCCGTGACCTGTTCCCTTGAGAAACCCCAAAGCTGCCTTGGGCTTAATTTAGCTCCTGGCCCTTGTTTGCTGTCCCAGAGGGTTCCTCTTTGTTGGTGTCCCCAAAGCCTGTGGCGTCTCTTGGCCATGGGGCAAGAGGATGTaggggagcagctccctgcgGTGGGTGTGTGGTAAGAAGCctctgagctgcctgcagcccccctgggGACCTCGCTCCCGACATGTCCCTGTCCCTcacagggggctggggctgggggggctctaTCTTGGATTATTCTCCCCAAAATGTCGCTTTTCTCCATCACCTGCCGCGTCCTTGCCCTGCAGGTGGGTGCAGATAGCCTGTCCCCGGCTCTCCATCGACTGGGGGGAAGCCTTCAGCAAGCCGCTGCTGACGCCCTACGAGGTGAGCGACCCCCAGCCCATTTTTGGGGGGTCAGACACCCCCTTCCCCGCCCCCCACCCCTCATcacccccccaccaccaccacgctcagccccgtgtcccctcgCAGGCGGCGGTGGCACTCGGGGACATCGAGTGGCAGCCGACGTACCCCATGGACTTCTACGGCAGCCAGTCCCTGGGGCCGTGGACGGCGAACCACGGcgcgccgcagccccccggccggCCGCCCCAGGTGGGCACCCCGCGGGTGGCGGTGTCCCCGCCGTGTCCCCCGGCCGTGGGTGGGTGGCAGGACGGAGGGGACAGCGCCGTGCCGCAGGCGCCACCCTGTGGCTTCATCCCTTGTGAAcccctcctcatcctcaccccCTTTCTCTCCCACAGGCGAAGCCCCCCACGCCCCTCGTCCCCGGGGATGGCGCCGAGGGGACGCACAGCCCCACCGACCCCGCTGACACTTGTGGGGACGTGGCGGGGGCGCAGCCCCACAGGGACTGagcaccagcagggctgcaccGGCTTGTGGGGAGCATCCCCGGTAGCAGCCCCATGAGGGACAGGGAAGGGGCTGAGCACGGCCCTCGTCCCCCCGGGCGGCTCCGTGCAGCCCCCGTCGGAGCCGCCCCgtccattcccccccccccgccgccattttgtcTCCCCGGCCTCCCTCCGCCAGGGGGCGCCCGAGGCGggaggagggggcggggctCAGCCCGTAGTCCCGCCCCCCCGTCCCTAACGCCGCCCAATCAGCTCGCCGCTTTTCGGCGGGAAGCACGGAGCGGCCGGAAGCTCCCCGTCCCTGTtccggcgggcgggcgggcgccaTGTTGGAGGAGCGGCCGCTGCGGCTGCTGGCGCTGCACGGCTACCGGCAGAGCGAGCGCCGCTTCCGCCAGCGCACCGGGGCGCTGCGCAAAGCCCTGAGGGGCCGCGCCGAGCTCGTGGCCTTCGACGCCCCTCACCTCGTGCCAGGCGGCGAGGAAGACGGCGCCGACGACGGCGCCGACCCCCCCCGCGGCTGGTGGTTCTCCAGGCCCGGCGCCTTTGAGGCGCGGGAGGCGGCTGAGGAGCCGGCGGGGCTCGACGAGGCGCTGGCGGCCGTGGCGGAGGCGCTGGCGGAGCGCGGGCCTTTCGACGGGCTGCTGGGCTTCAGTCAGGGCGCGGCGCTGGCCGCCATGGTGTGCGCCTTGAGGGCCCGGGGCGATCCCCGCTTCCCCGTGGCCTTCGCCATCCTGGTGGCCGGCTTTGCCAGCCGCGCCCCGGCCCACGGGCACTTCTACCGGGAGCCCATCGCCCTGCCCACGCTGCACGTGGTGGGTGAGGCTGATGCCGTCATCGCCGCCCCCCTCAGCTTGGAGCTGGCGCAGAGCTTCGTGGAGCCCGTCGTCGTCACCCACCCCGGCGGGCACTTCGTCCCCGTGGGTGCGCCGCAGAAGAAAGCCTACCTGGACTTCTTGGAGCGCTTCCGCGCGGGGCGGGGACAGGCTGAGCCGCCGGGGGCTGGAGCTGTTTGATAACAGCGTCTGTAATAAACGGGGCTCCAGCCAGGTGCATGCAGCTCGCTGTATTTCCCTGCGCTCCAGAGGGGCCGGAGAGGTCCTCACGACCTCCCTGTGCTAATACCGCAGAGGAGCGCAGTGTCAACTCTTCGTTACCTCCCTCTTTTGTCAC
This window contains:
- the OVCA2 gene encoding esterase OVCA2; protein product: MLEERPLRLLALHGYRQSERRFRQRTGALRKALRGRAELVAFDAPHLVPGGEEDGADDGADPPRGWWFSRPGAFEAREAAEEPAGLDEALAAVAEALAERGPFDGLLGFSQGAALAAMVCALRARGDPRFPVAFAILVAGFASRAPAHGHFYREPIALPTLHVVGEADAVIAAPLSLELAQSFVEPVVVTHPGGHFVPVGAPQKKAYLDFLERFRAGRGQAEPPGAGAV